A single region of the Brassica rapa cultivar Chiifu-401-42 chromosome A03, CAAS_Brap_v3.01, whole genome shotgun sequence genome encodes:
- the LOC103849455 gene encoding uncharacterized protein LOC103849455: protein MGLVTDEVRARADIYTGDELCRQKTKEVLKEIDMPNGLLPLKDIEEVGYDRETGVVWLKQKKSITHKFEAIGKLVSYGTEVTAMVEVGKIKNLTGVKAKEVFIWVTLNELALEQPTSSGKINFRTLTGLSRTFPVSAFVVPEVV, encoded by the coding sequence ATGGGTTTGGTTACAGATGAAGTGAGAGCTAGGGCAGATATATACACAGGAGATGAGTTATGCCGCCAGAAGACGAAGGAGGTCCTCAAGGAAATTGATATGCCTAATGGGTTATTGCCATTGAAGGACATAGAAGAGGTTGGTTATGACAGAGAAACAGGTGTTGTGTGGCTGAAGCAGAAGAAGAGCATCACACACAAGTTTGAAGCCATTGGGAAACTTGTCTCTTACGGCACTGAGGTCACCGCCATGGTGGAAGTCGGAAAGATCAAGAACCTGACCGGTGTTAAGGCCAAGGAGGTTTTTATTTGGGTCACTCTCAATGAGCTTGCCTTGGAGCAGCCAACAAGTTCTGGGAAGATCAATTTCAGGACACTGACCGGTCTGTCCAGGACTTTCCCGGTTTCGGCTTTTGTGGTTCCTGAGGTTGTGTAG